Proteins encoded by one window of Candidatus Nezhaarchaeota archaeon:
- a CDS encoding NADP-dependent isocitrate dehydrogenase: MKKISMLNPIVEIDGDEMTRVMWHWVKERLIEPYVELKVEYYDLGIKVRDETNDEVTIRAAEAIKRWGVGAKCATITPNAERVKEYNLKKEWRSPNATIREILDGTIFRAPILVKNITPAVRFWSKPIVVARHAFGDIYSGVGLKFDEPGEVELVYRSKSGKEVKLKLPKLVGSGVLQAYYNLDKSIESFARSVFKYALLNSLDVWFAAKETISKVYDARFKEIFYKVYEGEFKEGFERRGLKYEYYLIDDAYSRAMRSEGGFVWATKNYDGDVISDMVASAFSGSLALMTSELMSPEGYYMSEAAHGTVQRHYYRYLKGEKTSTNPTAIIFTWSRALRRRGELDGISDLVKFAETLEEATKFTIEDGMVTQDVARVCEGPVKAVLTTEDFIDAVKRNLEKLISSRL, translated from the coding sequence ATGAAGAAGATATCAATGTTGAACCCTATAGTCGAGATAGATGGAGATGAAATGACTAGGGTCATGTGGCACTGGGTTAAGGAGAGGCTTATTGAGCCATACGTGGAGCTTAAGGTCGAGTACTACGACTTAGGCATAAAGGTTAGAGACGAGACGAATGATGAGGTGACGATAAGAGCTGCTGAAGCCATAAAGAGGTGGGGCGTTGGAGCTAAGTGCGCCACGATAACGCCTAACGCTGAAAGGGTGAAGGAGTACAACTTGAAGAAGGAGTGGAGGAGCCCAAATGCGACCATAAGGGAGATCTTGGATGGAACGATATTTAGAGCTCCCATTCTAGTCAAGAACATTACGCCAGCAGTTAGGTTCTGGAGTAAGCCAATAGTCGTTGCTCGACATGCGTTTGGAGACATCTACTCAGGCGTAGGGTTGAAGTTCGATGAGCCGGGCGAAGTTGAATTAGTATATAGGTCGAAGTCGGGCAAGGAGGTTAAGCTGAAGTTGCCCAAGCTCGTAGGCTCTGGGGTTCTACAGGCATACTACAACCTGGATAAGTCGATAGAGTCCTTTGCAAGGTCGGTCTTCAAGTACGCCCTACTCAATAGCTTAGACGTGTGGTTTGCAGCTAAGGAGACGATATCGAAGGTCTACGATGCTAGGTTCAAGGAGATATTCTATAAGGTGTACGAAGGTGAGTTCAAGGAGGGGTTCGAGAGGAGGGGGTTAAAGTACGAGTATTACCTAATAGACGATGCCTACTCTAGAGCAATGAGATCCGAGGGAGGCTTCGTTTGGGCAACGAAGAACTACGATGGAGACGTCATCTCCGACATGGTTGCATCAGCCTTCTCGGGCTCCCTCGCATTAATGACGTCGGAGCTCATGTCCCCCGAGGGCTACTACATGTCTGAGGCAGCTCACGGCACAGTTCAAAGACACTACTATCGGTACCTTAAGGGCGAGAAGACCTCCACGAACCCCACAGCGATAATATTCACTTGGTCCAGAGCCCTGAGGAGGAGAGGTGAGCTCGACGGTATAAGCGATCTGGTCAAGTTCGCAGAGACGCTTGAAGAGGCCACGAAGTTCACTATAGAGGATGGGATGGTGACTCAGGATGTAGCTAGAGTATGTGAGGGGCCCGTGAAGGCAGTTCTGACAACTGAAGACTTCATAGACGCAGTCAAGAGGAA
- the hcp gene encoding hydroxylamine reductase, with the protein MFCYQCEQTAGGKGCTKVGVCGKNHEVAALQDLLVYLLRGLSQVAIEARKASVHDENVDFFICEALFSTKTNVNFDPERIIGYINKAAVLRNEMKRKVRKVGGNADLPGPASLEIAKSREELLKQAKQYAVRAPPEGGLEADLFGLQSLITIAVKGIAAYTYHAYRLGKKDDRIFKFIEEALIASLNEKLGLEDYLKLALKCGEINLLTMELLDAANTEAYGHPVPTDVPLGVKKGKAILVSGHDLKDLEDLLKQTQGMGIYVYTHGEMLPAHGYPKLKAYPQLYGHYGTSWTNQRKEFANFPGAILITTNCLQIPLESYRDRIFTTGPVGAPGVTHISNGDFTPVIKKALELPGFQEDVPGKIIKVGFARNAVISILDKIVRLIREGKISYVFLVGGCDGARPERNYYTKFVGMLPKDTMILTLACGKFKFFDKDLGEIEGIPRLLDAGQCNDAYSAIKIAQALAQALKVDVNELPLSLVLSWYEQKAVAILLSLLYLGIRNIRLGPTLPAFITPNIMRVLADKYNVMPIKTPEEDLKSILKQTR; encoded by the coding sequence ATGTTCTGTTATCAATGTGAGCAGACAGCTGGTGGGAAGGGTTGCACAAAAGTTGGAGTTTGTGGTAAGAATCATGAGGTTGCAGCTTTGCAGGATTTGCTCGTTTACTTACTTAGAGGTCTTTCACAGGTAGCTATTGAGGCTAGGAAAGCTAGTGTTCACGATGAGAATGTAGATTTCTTCATATGCGAGGCTTTGTTTAGCACAAAGACTAACGTTAATTTTGATCCTGAGAGGATAATTGGCTACATCAATAAAGCCGCAGTTTTGAGGAATGAGATGAAAAGAAAGGTTAGGAAGGTTGGAGGTAATGCTGATTTACCTGGACCTGCAAGCCTTGAGATAGCTAAATCACGTGAAGAGCTCTTAAAGCAAGCTAAACAGTATGCAGTAAGGGCTCCACCGGAGGGCGGCTTAGAAGCAGATCTCTTTGGTCTTCAAAGCCTGATAACCATAGCTGTCAAGGGTATAGCTGCCTACACATATCATGCATATCGTTTAGGCAAGAAAGATGATAGGATCTTTAAGTTCATTGAGGAGGCGCTTATAGCGTCCTTAAATGAGAAGCTTGGATTAGAAGATTACCTGAAGCTAGCGTTAAAGTGTGGAGAAATAAACCTTTTGACGATGGAGCTCTTAGATGCTGCCAACACAGAGGCATATGGTCATCCAGTGCCCACAGACGTCCCTTTAGGTGTAAAGAAGGGTAAAGCAATACTGGTCTCAGGTCACGACCTCAAAGACTTGGAGGACCTCTTGAAGCAAACTCAAGGCATGGGTATATACGTCTACACGCATGGAGAGATGCTTCCGGCACATGGCTACCCTAAGCTTAAAGCTTATCCACAGCTGTATGGACATTATGGAACCTCCTGGACAAATCAACGCAAAGAGTTCGCTAATTTTCCAGGCGCTATACTCATAACTACAAACTGCCTTCAAATACCTCTTGAAAGCTACAGAGATAGAATCTTCACAACAGGCCCTGTTGGAGCTCCTGGAGTAACTCACATCTCCAATGGTGACTTCACCCCCGTGATCAAGAAAGCTCTTGAGCTGCCAGGTTTTCAAGAGGATGTGCCGGGCAAGATCATTAAGGTAGGCTTTGCAAGGAATGCTGTAATATCCATTCTAGACAAGATTGTGAGGCTCATCAGGGAGGGGAAGATATCCTATGTATTCCTTGTTGGCGGCTGTGATGGAGCAAGACCTGAAAGAAACTACTATACAAAGTTTGTCGGGATGTTGCCGAAGGACACCATGATCCTGACCTTAGCTTGTGGCAAGTTTAAGTTCTTTGACAAAGACTTGGGGGAGATAGAAGGAATACCACGACTACTTGATGCTGGACAATGTAATGATGCGTACTCAGCCATAAAGATTGCTCAAGCTCTAGCTCAAGCACTTAAGGTAGACGTAAATGAGCTGCCACTCTCGCTGGTGCTATCATGGTATGAGCAGAAAGCTGTAGCCATACTACTATCGCTATTGTACCTTGGCATTAGAAACATCCGTCTTGGACCTACCCTACCTGCATTCATAACGCCAAACATCATGAGGGTTCTTGCAGATAAATACAACGTCATGCCAATTAAAACTCCAGAAGAAGACTTAAAGAGCATTTTGAAGCAGACACGATAA